In candidate division WOR-3 bacterium, a single genomic region encodes these proteins:
- a CDS encoding UDP-3-O-acyl-N-acetylglucosamine deacetylase, giving the protein MMGKKWTIQGNCLSGGSCRVDFYSSTDFFINIHKDGESSKILPTFKNISVENHTISIGEKVKVVEHLFSAFYGLNIFNIGIEIYGEELPFFDGSSMDFVKILKDFPVKENNEYLKINRNLFIRERNSFILFEPNGNELFIDMELNHPYIGEQKISIFVTKENYIKEIAPARTFVFTDESDPRLKNLPPYGIGITATKIYSTEPLRFPDEPVRHKILDLLGDLYILRKKLTGKIIARNTSHKLNLKFVKEILSIVG; this is encoded by the coding sequence ATGATGGGAAAAAAATGGACGATTCAAGGAAATTGTTTATCTGGTGGCAGTTGCCGTGTAGATTTTTACTCCTCAACTGATTTTTTTATCAATATCCATAAGGATGGAGAATCCTCAAAAATACTGCCGACTTTTAAAAACATATCTGTTGAAAATCATACGATTTCAATCGGAGAAAAAGTAAAAGTAGTTGAACATCTTTTTTCTGCCTTTTATGGGTTGAATATCTTCAATATTGGAATTGAGATTTATGGGGAAGAATTGCCATTCTTTGATGGCTCAAGTATGGATTTTGTAAAAATATTAAAGGATTTTCCCGTTAAAGAGAATAACGAATATCTGAAGATAAATAGAAATCTCTTTATCAGGGAGAGAAATTCATTTATTCTTTTTGAACCAAATGGAAATGAACTTTTTATTGATATGGAATTAAACCATCCCTATATAGGAGAACAAAAAATTTCTATTTTCGTCACCAAAGAAAATTATATTAAAGAAATTGCCCCTGCCCGCACATTCGTATTTACTGATGAATCTGACCCGAGATTGAAAAACTTACCTCCATATGGGATAGGCATAACCGCTACAAAAATTTATAGCACTGAGCCCCTGCGATTCCCTGATGAACCTGTGCGCCATAAAATCCTTGATTTGCTCGGAGATTTATATATCTTGCGAAAGAAACTGACAGGGAAAATTATCGCAAGGAATACATCGCACAAACTTAATTTAAAATTTGTCAAAGAGATTTTATCTATCGTTGGATAA
- a CDS encoding aldehyde dehydrogenase family protein, whose amino-acid sequence MFIRGKRVIRDKKVGVINPYNNQLIEEIGLSTEKDVAEAIQIAQEGYRILKNMPAGERAKILERTAKIISEKKEDFARTICLEVGKTINEARTEVERAINTIKLSSIAAMTLKGETVRMDLAGSTKKIGFYMRVPVGIVLTISPFNFPLNLSCHKIGPAIAAGNAVIFKPATKTPLSGIMLAEALIEAGLPEQGISVLVGPGSTVGMALVRAPEIRKVSFTGSLEVGETIMANCGMKKVTMELGSNSAVIVFKDAPLKLVAKKIRKGGYTLAGQVCISVQRVYVEEEIADEFLRELSLEVGQIKYGDPILEDTEMGPMIDEPSLKKAEEFVEDAKKHKGILILGGSRVGSIFLPTIIFDVDENAKIIQEEAFAPMVGVNKFKTIDEVIMKVNNTKYGLQTGIFTKDINLALKCAKEIESGGVLINEIPTFRVDNMPYGGMKGSGLGREGPEFAIKEMTEEKLIIFDEIE is encoded by the coding sequence ATGTTTATCAGAGGAAAAAGAGTAATCAGAGACAAAAAGGTTGGTGTGATAAATCCTTATAATAATCAATTGATAGAAGAAATTGGATTGAGCACAGAAAAAGATGTTGCTGAAGCAATCCAGATTGCTCAAGAGGGTTATAGAATATTAAAAAACATGCCGGCAGGAGAAAGGGCAAAAATACTTGAGCGGACCGCAAAGATAATTTCTGAAAAAAAAGAAGATTTTGCCCGCACAATCTGCCTGGAGGTTGGTAAAACGATAAATGAAGCAAGGACAGAAGTTGAACGTGCAATAAACACGATAAAACTATCAAGTATTGCAGCAATGACATTAAAAGGCGAAACCGTCAGAATGGACCTCGCCGGTTCAACCAAAAAAATTGGATTTTATATGCGCGTTCCCGTGGGTATCGTTCTAACGATATCGCCATTTAATTTTCCTTTAAATTTGAGTTGCCATAAGATTGGACCGGCGATAGCAGCAGGAAATGCGGTCATTTTCAAACCGGCAACGAAGACTCCGCTTTCAGGAATAATGCTTGCTGAGGCATTGATTGAAGCAGGGTTACCGGAACAAGGAATTTCAGTTCTCGTTGGTCCGGGTTCAACCGTTGGAATGGCACTGGTGAGGGCGCCGGAAATTAGGAAGGTGAGTTTCACCGGCTCATTAGAAGTTGGAGAGACGATTATGGCTAACTGTGGTATGAAAAAAGTGACAATGGAACTGGGTTCAAATTCAGCGGTAATTGTATTTAAGGATGCGCCATTAAAACTTGTAGCAAAAAAGATTCGCAAAGGTGGTTATACACTTGCGGGACAGGTATGCATTTCAGTCCAGAGGGTCTATGTAGAAGAAGAGATAGCAGATGAATTCTTGAGGGAATTATCACTTGAGGTTGGTCAGATAAAATATGGTGACCCGATTCTTGAAGATACAGAAATGGGACCGATGATTGATGAGCCATCATTAAAAAAGGCAGAAGAGTTTGTTGAGGATGCAAAGAAACATAAAGGTATATTGATTCTTGGTGGTTCAAGAGTGGGGAGTATCTTTTTACCCACAATCATCTTTGATGTTGATGAAAATGCGAAGATAATCCAGGAAGAGGCATTTGCACCGATGGTTGGAGTGAATAAATTTAAAACCATTGATGAAGTTATTATGAAGGTTAATAATACAAAGTATGGACTCCAGACTGGCATCTTCACAAAAGATATAAATCTTGCTTTGAAATGTGCTAAAGAGATTGAATCCGGGGGCGTGTTAATAAATGAAATACCAACATTCCGTGTTGATAATATGCCTTACGGTGGTATGAAGGGTAGTGGACTGGGCAGGGAAGGACCGGAGTTTGCAATAAAAGAGATGACCGAAGAAAAGTTGATTATCTTTGATGAGATAGAATAG
- a CDS encoding MFS transporter, whose amino-acid sequence MLNLFKKKGILFLTLSNGTSQLGDRLTHMVIITLIGAKYPGKVSAFSEFAVTFSLPVIILAPFVGVIVDHWNRQTIMFRCHLIQSILIFLTPSFVILFDSLVPIWILVFIFFALDVFNNTAKNAVIPDLVEYNELVSANSFIITIARIATFLGMVGGGYLIKWVGWRLGFYIDASTHLIAGLLALGMGAKILFEPSAKSEISLRKKLKESLRLFLLDLKELVNLLFHDRVVMFVMISVFVLPFSAAIAYTVLIYLIQQTFNMGTAGVGWLGGIIGAGMFLGGILMGFFGRKFNRPLIIICSMTILSLFFIVGPFFITPIFLYSIAFVSGMVFSFVGIAQDTILQEDVLKSIRGRTFATKEFVINLAFLICAAGIGLISNILKPFTILRLTGLIIGSLTILAVFILHSIPAQERKRL is encoded by the coding sequence ATGCTCAATCTTTTTAAGAAAAAGGGAATTCTATTTCTTACTCTATCTAATGGAACATCCCAGTTAGGAGACAGATTGACCCATATGGTCATAATTACGCTCATCGGTGCAAAATATCCGGGCAAGGTCTCGGCATTCAGTGAATTTGCCGTAACATTCTCACTCCCGGTAATAATACTTGCACCATTTGTCGGTGTAATTGTCGATCACTGGAATCGGCAGACCATAATGTTTCGCTGCCATTTGATCCAATCCATTTTGATATTTTTGACACCGAGTTTTGTAATTCTATTTGATAGTTTAGTTCCAATATGGATACTCGTTTTTATATTTTTCGCGCTTGATGTCTTTAATAATACTGCAAAGAATGCGGTAATTCCAGATTTAGTTGAATATAATGAACTCGTCTCAGCAAATTCTTTTATTATAACGATTGCCCGCATTGCCACATTCTTAGGAATGGTCGGTGGCGGTTATTTAATAAAATGGGTAGGCTGGAGATTAGGATTTTACATTGATGCGAGCACCCATCTTATCGCTGGTTTACTTGCGCTTGGTATGGGTGCAAAAATATTATTTGAACCATCAGCAAAAAGTGAAATATCTTTAAGAAAAAAATTGAAAGAATCGCTTAGATTATTCTTGCTTGATTTAAAAGAATTGGTAAATTTACTATTTCACGACCGGGTTGTTATGTTTGTAATGATTTCGGTCTTTGTTTTACCTTTTTCCGCAGCAATTGCCTACACGGTATTGATATATTTAATCCAGCAAACATTCAATATGGGAACAGCGGGTGTGGGCTGGCTCGGTGGTATAATCGGCGCGGGAATGTTTTTGGGTGGCATACTTATGGGATTTTTTGGCAGAAAATTCAATCGCCCATTGATAATCATATGTAGTATGACGATTTTATCTTTATTCTTTATCGTTGGACCATTTTTCATTACACCCATATTTTTATATTCTATTGCATTTGTTTCTGGAATGGTATTTTCTTTTGTGGGTATTGCCCAGGATACAATCTTGCAGGAGGATGTTCTAAAATCAATCAGGGGCAGAACTTTTGCAACAAAGGAATTTGTCATAAATCTTGCCTTTCTTATCTGTGCAGCAGGGATTGGGTTGATTTCAAATATTTTAAAACCATTCACTATTCTCAGGCTCACCGGTTTAATAATTGGTTCTTTAACAATCCTTGCCGTCTTTATCTTACATTCAATACCCGCTCAGGAGAGAAAAAGGCTATAA
- a CDS encoding diguanylate cyclase, with product MGYLFISVLILLIAVIVFSRIILQKQFQNIAYEQIDDKAEMVHKLIEAEIQRLVQINKDWGAWDETYLYVQGRNPVYKEKNLIPSSFVTLDIRFIIYYDLNISIIYAGEYEPEPDSIREPDNELLNKFAQIIRNEQLRNYLITGVCTIINNEPYLISAESILTSQHKGPLVGWLLMARRLDLNPIMHLTGISIDIRYDDSATLCALSNAKEQHITSKWTEKDRICASHKFYDVISQKMIAVKISEINELMLQGKNTEIYIIIAIIVFGFLIFHALLIVVNTSILKPIVRISKQLGEIDLNKTTKKIEVSNYSKEFSLLAEEVNCMLTKIDQQKKEIIESENRYRDLVENAEVGILIDDIDGNVVYFNDKLAHLFGYTPEEFKKLSVEDYIHPESLKLVRIYHRQRVKGEASPKMYEIKGIHKKGYIINLEVNTLVLKKEDRIIGTRNYIVDITERKRIEEKLSIESITDELTGLFNRRGFFSFAEQQVNLSKRTGKGFYIFYCDLNNMKQLNDRFGHSTGDIMLKQVANILKNSFRKSDIISRVGGDEFVVLANEAQPESINVMLNRLKTNIEKFNETKQYPDVSLSIGYAYFNPNNSKTLDDIINIADKMMYEEKLKFRQKN from the coding sequence TTGGGCTACCTCTTCATAAGTGTTCTCATTTTATTGATTGCTGTCATTGTCTTCTCGCGGATAATCTTGCAAAAACAATTTCAGAATATAGCCTATGAACAGATAGATGACAAAGCTGAAATGGTTCACAAACTTATAGAGGCTGAAATACAAAGGCTTGTTCAAATTAATAAGGATTGGGGCGCCTGGGATGAAACATATTTATATGTCCAAGGAAGAAATCCGGTTTACAAGGAAAAAAATCTTATTCCTTCTTCTTTCGTCACACTGGATATTAGATTTATAATCTATTACGACCTTAATATAAGTATAATATACGCTGGTGAATATGAACCTGAACCTGATTCAATAAGAGAACCCGATAACGAATTACTCAATAAATTTGCTCAAATAATCCGCAATGAGCAATTAAGAAATTATTTAATTACGGGTGTTTGTACAATCATCAATAACGAGCCTTATCTAATATCTGCGGAATCTATCCTCACCAGTCAGCATAAAGGGCCTTTGGTTGGCTGGCTTTTAATGGCGAGAAGATTAGACCTGAATCCGATTATGCATTTAACCGGTATTAGTATTGATATCAGATATGATGACTCAGCGACTCTTTGTGCCTTAAGTAATGCAAAAGAGCAACACATAACTTCAAAATGGACTGAAAAAGATAGAATCTGTGCCAGCCATAAATTTTACGATGTCATATCTCAAAAAATGATTGCTGTAAAAATATCTGAAATCAATGAATTAATGCTGCAGGGGAAAAATACGGAAATATACATAATAATAGCAATCATTGTTTTTGGTTTTTTGATTTTCCATGCACTACTGATCGTGGTCAACACATCAATTTTAAAACCGATCGTCCGAATTTCTAAACAATTAGGCGAAATTGATTTAAATAAAACCACAAAAAAGATTGAAGTTTCCAATTACAGCAAAGAATTCAGTCTTCTTGCTGAAGAAGTAAATTGCATGCTCACAAAGATTGACCAGCAGAAAAAAGAAATCATTGAAAGTGAAAATAGATACCGTGACCTTGTGGAAAATGCCGAAGTCGGAATACTTATTGATGATATAGACGGCAATGTAGTATATTTCAACGATAAACTTGCCCATCTTTTCGGTTATACACCTGAAGAATTCAAAAAATTAAGTGTTGAAGATTATATTCACCCCGAAAGTCTTAAACTTGTGAGAATCTATCACCGGCAGAGAGTCAAAGGAGAAGCTAGTCCTAAAATGTATGAGATAAAGGGTATTCACAAAAAGGGTTATATAATTAATCTTGAAGTTAATACGCTTGTTCTTAAAAAAGAAGATCGGATTATCGGAACAAGAAATTACATCGTGGACATAACCGAGCGCAAAAGAATTGAGGAAAAATTGAGTATAGAATCAATTACTGATGAATTAACTGGACTATTCAACCGTCGCGGATTCTTTTCGTTTGCCGAACAGCAGGTTAATCTATCAAAAAGAACCGGTAAAGGGTTTTATATTTTTTATTGTGATTTGAATAATATGAAGCAATTAAATGATAGGTTTGGACATAGCACTGGAGATATTATGCTAAAACAGGTAGCAAATATATTAAAAAATAGTTTTAGAAAATCCGATATCATTTCTCGAGTAGGCGGGGATGAATTTGTTGTTTTGGCAAATGAAGCACAACCAGAGAGTATTAATGTAATGTTAAATCGTTTAAAAACTAATATTGAAAAATTTAATGAAACAAAACAATATCCGGATGTTTCTTTGAGTATTGGCTATGCATATTTTAACCCAAATAATTCAAAAACCCTTGATGATATCATTAATATTGCGGATAAGATGATGTATGAAGAAAAATTAAAATTCAGGCAAAAAAATTAG
- a CDS encoding aspartate kinase, producing MALTVVKFGGTSVGSANLILKAARRVFEQKKSSDVIVVVSAMGHTTDELIKLSSQITKNPRAREMDMLLTAGERISVALFTMALQKWGLKAISFTGSQVGIITDNRHTDARIIEIRGERIKNALNQGFVPVVCGFQGVSFEKEITTLGRGGSDTTAVAIAAALNAQKCIIYTDVDGVFTEDPNRFPGVKKIDKISYEEMLELASRGAKVLHPRATGIGARFGIPIEVKNSFNKKPGTLITHINGMEHPKPKAITHSEGLYLITLVQVPKNPKYLSQITTELTNAGVHLKFFFHGISDAPHFDLSFITPLEERELVQKIIKRLAKGLKIKEIKESLDICSMSIIGAGIGSDHKILAEIFKELSKAKTHIEAVTTSELSINIFLKKKFLEKSINSLLKKFQLKK from the coding sequence ATGGCACTTACTGTTGTCAAATTCGGTGGAACATCGGTTGGCAGTGCAAATTTAATATTAAAGGCTGCACGCCGTGTGTTTGAGCAGAAGAAAAGCAGCGATGTTATTGTCGTTGTCTCGGCAATGGGGCATACGACCGATGAATTGATAAAACTATCAAGTCAGATAACAAAAAATCCGCGGGCAAGGGAAATGGATATGCTCCTAACTGCGGGAGAAAGGATTTCAGTTGCATTATTCACAATGGCACTACAAAAATGGGGATTGAAGGCAATTTCTTTCACCGGTTCACAGGTTGGTATCATTACTGACAATCGCCATACCGATGCGCGAATAATAGAGATTCGTGGTGAAAGAATAAAAAATGCCCTAAATCAGGGGTTTGTTCCTGTGGTCTGCGGGTTTCAGGGTGTGAGTTTTGAGAAGGAGATAACCACTTTAGGCAGGGGTGGTTCTGATACGACCGCGGTTGCCATTGCTGCTGCTTTGAATGCGCAGAAATGTATCATTTATACGGATGTGGATGGAGTATTCACCGAAGACCCAAATAGATTTCCCGGCGTGAAAAAGATAGATAAGATTTCTTACGAAGAAATGCTGGAACTTGCAAGCCGTGGGGCAAAGGTTTTACATCCAAGGGCAACCGGGATCGGTGCAAGATTCGGCATTCCAATTGAAGTAAAGAATAGTTTTAATAAAAAACCGGGCACACTAATTACCCATATAAACGGGATGGAACATCCAAAGCCCAAGGCAATAACTCATAGTGAAGGATTGTACTTAATAACCCTTGTCCAGGTACCAAAAAATCCTAAATATCTATCTCAGATTACGACTGAATTAACAAATGCCGGTGTCCATTTGAAATTCTTCTTCCACGGAATTTCTGATGCACCACATTTTGACCTTTCTTTCATTACGCCCCTTGAAGAACGGGAACTGGTACAAAAGATAATCAAAAGGCTTGCAAAGGGTTTAAAGATAAAAGAAATAAAAGAATCTCTTGATATCTGTTCAATGAGTATCATTGGTGCGGGTATCGGTTCTGACCACAAAATTCTCGCTGAAATATTCAAAGAACTTTCAAAAGCAAAAACCCATATTGAGGCAGTCACAACATCCGAATTATCAATCAATATATTCTTAAAGAAAAAATTCCTTGAGAAATCAATCAATTCATTATTGAAAAAATTTCAATTAAAGAAATAA
- a CDS encoding metallopeptidase TldD-related protein, giving the protein MRNINFKFQMTNVKKKIGQVVGIGMLVFVLITPFVSFSSGITENKILFQALQDEMKRNITELQLENQAKPYYIAYRVKDWKEIEIKASFGGLLSSGESRKREIFVDLRVGNYQLDNSNFICQTGSSRVIEAERTDLPIEDEYFALRHAIWLVTDGTYKKALEKLARKKAYYQNKQTTDTIPDFSKVIPCSLIEPVPIVKYDINKLNEKVVKLSEILKNYKSIFESNVRLILKYGNQYFLDSDGAKNVRQEMIAGIEVKAKAQAKTGEIIEDFNGFYSKGLEDFDFVAIEKSIDAWAETLMMAVNTKGEEESYSGPVLLLGQASCELLFQVLGKGLSGVRQPVIESEMLERNIPKANFGVFANRLNKRILPEFISVYDDPELKEYNGIPLIGGFSIDEQGVKSEKVELVRNGKLINFLMSRTPVNKIRETNGHARYYDEVYGPRYIGFVSNLVINSERKLNEKELIEKLKTLARDYGNDYAIIITRLQTTTPQNAMERYIRFYQARTKQTPLISPPENIYKLDIKTGSIQLITGLDFSQITPGILKDIVATGDKEYIYNSVYRDDYGDEYPVSIVAPSVLIEEMELVQRKVEKAKPPIVSRP; this is encoded by the coding sequence GTGAGAAATATAAATTTCAAATTTCAAATGACAAATGTCAAAAAAAAGATTGGTCAGGTGGTTGGGATTGGGATGCTGGTATTTGTGCTTATTACACCATTCGTTTCTTTTTCATCGGGGATAACCGAAAATAAAATTTTATTTCAGGCATTGCAGGATGAAATGAAGAGAAATATTACAGAATTACAGTTAGAGAATCAGGCAAAGCCATATTATATTGCATACCGGGTAAAGGATTGGAAAGAGATTGAAATAAAGGCATCATTTGGGGGATTGTTATCAAGTGGTGAATCAAGAAAACGAGAGATATTTGTAGACTTGAGGGTTGGAAATTATCAACTGGATAATAGCAATTTTATCTGTCAGACAGGTAGTTCAAGAGTAATTGAGGCGGAGAGAACTGATTTACCCATTGAAGATGAATACTTTGCCTTGCGCCATGCGATATGGCTTGTCACAGATGGGACATACAAGAAGGCACTCGAAAAACTTGCTCGTAAAAAAGCTTACTATCAAAATAAACAGACCACGGATACAATCCCTGATTTTTCAAAGGTCATACCCTGTTCGCTTATTGAGCCTGTTCCAATTGTTAAATATGATATAAACAAACTGAATGAAAAAGTTGTTAAACTTTCAGAAATCTTAAAAAATTATAAATCAATTTTTGAATCAAATGTTAGGTTGATACTAAAATACGGTAATCAATATTTCTTAGATAGCGATGGGGCAAAGAATGTAAGGCAGGAGATGATTGCGGGTATTGAAGTAAAGGCTAAGGCACAGGCTAAGACTGGCGAAATTATTGAAGACTTCAATGGATTCTATAGTAAGGGTCTTGAAGATTTTGATTTTGTTGCAATTGAAAAATCAATTGATGCCTGGGCAGAGACATTAATGATGGCGGTTAACACGAAGGGTGAAGAAGAAAGTTATTCGGGTCCTGTTTTACTTCTCGGGCAGGCATCATGTGAATTGTTGTTTCAAGTTCTTGGTAAGGGTTTAAGTGGTGTGAGACAGCCAGTTATTGAAAGTGAAATGCTTGAGAGAAATATTCCTAAAGCGAATTTTGGTGTTTTTGCAAATCGCCTTAATAAGCGTATATTACCGGAATTCATTTCAGTATATGATGACCCAGAATTAAAAGAATATAATGGTATACCATTGATAGGTGGTTTTTCAATAGATGAGCAGGGTGTAAAATCAGAAAAGGTTGAACTCGTCAGAAATGGTAAACTGATAAATTTCTTAATGAGCAGAACGCCGGTAAATAAAATAAGAGAAACTAATGGCCATGCAAGGTATTATGATGAAGTCTATGGTCCAAGATATATAGGATTTGTCAGTAATCTGGTGATAAATTCTGAGCGTAAATTAAATGAGAAAGAACTCATAGAAAAATTAAAAACACTGGCACGAGACTATGGGAATGATTATGCGATTATCATTACAAGATTACAGACTACAACTCCACAGAATGCGATGGAGAGATACATAAGATTTTATCAGGCAAGGACAAAACAAACACCATTGATTTCTCCTCCGGAAAATATCTATAAACTTGATATTAAGACTGGTTCTATACAGTTAATTACAGGTCTGGACTTTTCCCAGATAACGCCAGGGATTTTGAAAGATATAGTTGCGACTGGGGATAAGGAATATATATACAATTCTGTATATCGGGATGATTATGGTGATGAATATCCTGTTTCTATTGTTGCGCCTTCAGTTCTTATTGAAGAAATGGAACTGGTGCAGAGAAAAGTAGAAAAAGCAAAACCGCCGATTGTTTCTCGTCCTTAA
- a CDS encoding metallopeptidase TldD-related protein, giving the protein MKKIIVSLILIFLVVGFADNVVLNTMLNELNRSYRILNKQKPYPLYFLQYEIMDEHQILISAALGAITEEYEQKHRYLDVDVRIGSYKLDNTHEIRGAEEYDWWSSPVEVPIDDNPEALRLFFWTETDKKFKSAQERYIKILNERQVKVLESDTSPDFSVAPKSVYNGKIDTIGFDKELWKGKLRKLSNIFKDYPWIYNSRVALRTNSLTKYLVNTDGTKLLHNKSGYYLNIYAETMADDGMELYLSYPVYVRDIKDMPDEQTLRIYADSLIQNLYALKNAPMVEPYSGPAILMNRACGVFFHEIFGHRIEGHRQKSEFEGQTFTKKLNERIMPEFISVYDDPTMERFNNRDLNGHYLFDDEGVKAQKAVIVENGILKGFLMSRSPIANFPSSNGHGRRQYGRKVVSRQGILYVKSSNEISFEKLRNALIDECKRQNKPYGLIFYDISGGFTTTGREGPQTFKVIPLLVKRVYVDGRPDEVVRGVDIVGTPLLSLSKIILTGNDYDIFNGTCGAESGWVPVSAIAPSILVSEIEVEKKAKGQDKPPILPAPTGPSR; this is encoded by the coding sequence ATGAAGAAAATAATCGTTTCTTTAATTCTGATATTTTTGGTTGTGGGCTTTGCCGATAATGTAGTTCTTAATACAATGTTAAATGAATTAAATCGTTCTTACCGAATTCTTAACAAGCAAAAGCCCTATCCACTTTATTTTTTACAATATGAGATCATGGATGAGCACCAGATACTTATTTCAGCAGCACTGGGTGCAATAACCGAAGAGTATGAACAGAAGCATCGCTATCTTGATGTGGATGTTCGAATCGGTTCATATAAACTTGACAATACCCATGAAATCAGGGGTGCTGAAGAATATGATTGGTGGTCTTCACCGGTTGAAGTTCCGATTGATGATAACCCTGAGGCATTGCGATTGTTCTTCTGGACAGAGACCGATAAAAAATTTAAGTCTGCACAGGAAAGATATATAAAAATTCTCAATGAAAGACAGGTAAAGGTCTTGGAATCGGATACATCACCTGATTTCAGTGTTGCACCGAAATCAGTATATAATGGTAAGATTGATACAATCGGTTTTGATAAAGAATTATGGAAAGGAAAACTTCGTAAACTATCAAACATTTTTAAAGACTATCCATGGATATACAACTCTCGTGTTGCGCTTCGCACAAACTCTTTGACCAAGTATCTCGTGAATACAGATGGAACAAAATTGCTCCACAATAAATCTGGCTATTATCTAAATATCTATGCTGAGACAATGGCTGATGATGGAATGGAACTCTATCTTAGTTATCCAGTTTATGTCAGAGATATAAAGGATATGCCTGATGAACAGACTTTAAGAATTTATGCTGATTCTTTGATTCAAAATCTGTATGCATTAAAGAATGCACCAATGGTTGAACCATATTCAGGCCCTGCGATACTGATGAATCGTGCCTGTGGTGTATTTTTTCATGAAATCTTTGGGCATCGGATTGAGGGGCACAGGCAAAAGAGCGAATTTGAGGGGCAGACATTCACAAAGAAATTGAATGAAAGAATAATGCCTGAGTTTATATCAGTATATGATGACCCAACGATGGAACGATTTAATAATAGGGATTTGAATGGTCATTATCTATTTGATGATGAAGGGGTAAAGGCACAGAAGGCAGTGATTGTTGAGAATGGTATATTAAAAGGTTTTCTAATGAGCCGTTCACCAATCGCAAATTTTCCTTCTTCAAATGGGCATGGTAGAAGACAGTATGGAAGGAAGGTTGTATCACGACAGGGTATTCTGTATGTAAAATCAAGTAATGAAATTTCTTTTGAAAAATTGCGTAATGCATTGATTGATGAATGTAAAAGACAGAATAAACCGTATGGTCTTATCTTTTATGATATTTCCGGTGGTTTTACTACAACGGGCAGGGAAGGACCACAAACCTTTAAGGTAATTCCATTATTGGTGAAAAGGGTCTATGTAGATGGCAGACCGGATGAAGTTGTGAGGGGTGTTGATATTGTCGGGACTCCACTCCTTTCGCTTTCAAAGATTATTCTAACCGGTAATGATTACGATATTTTTAATGGAACCTGTGGCGCAGAGTCAGGATGGGTACCGGTCTCAGCAATCGCACCATCAATTTTAGTCTCAGAGATTGAGGTAGAAAAAAAGGCAAAAGGTCAGGACAAGCCACCGATCTTGCCCGCACCTACTGGACCATCAAGATAG
- a CDS encoding HAD family hydrolase, which produces MLKVIIFDLDGTLYTSNEVYQKFAEAAYYTYAKLKKSTIEQAKEILEKRREEMKKEKGYAVPYTLALLSFGIPIEEWHKENIKFFNAGDFLKKDEVLKNILLKLKEKYKLAVFTNNNRIQTERILKALGIEDLFDYIFTYENFRLIKPDPQIFKLVIKELNVRPEECLMVGDRYYVDLLPAKEQGMEIHEVEGPEDIVELLEIP; this is translated from the coding sequence ATGTTAAAAGTAATTATTTTTGACCTTGATGGAACCCTCTATACCAGTAATGAGGTCTATCAAAAATTTGCCGAGGCAGCATACTATACATACGCAAAATTAAAGAAATCCACTATTGAACAGGCAAAAGAGATTCTTGAAAAACGCAGGGAGGAGATGAAAAAGGAAAAGGGTTATGCAGTGCCTTACACCCTTGCCCTTCTGTCATTTGGAATTCCGATTGAAGAGTGGCATAAGGAGAATATAAAATTTTTCAATGCGGGTGATTTTTTAAAGAAAGATGAAGTATTAAAAAACATTTTATTAAAACTGAAAGAAAAATATAAACTTGCGGTATTTACCAACAACAACAGAATTCAAACTGAGAGGATTTTAAAGGCGCTGGGAATTGAGGATCTATTTGATTATATTTTCACCTACGAAAATTTTAGACTTATAAAACCTGACCCCCAAATCTTCAAACTTGTGATTAAAGAATTAAATGTGAGACCGGAAGAATGCTTGATGGTTGGCGACCGATATTATGTGGATCTTTTGCCTGCAAAGGAGCAGGGGATGGAGATACACGAGGTAGAAGGTCCGGAAGATATTGTTGAATTATTGGAAATTCCCTGA